One Rhizobiales bacterium GAS188 DNA window includes the following coding sequences:
- a CDS encoding Methyltransferase domain-containing protein, whose protein sequence is MTIDYDHTRNTHTPEGAEAALSTVFSEEQPRSLLDIGCGTGTWLRAAARLGIRDLYGVDGIVLAQEGLHVARELIRQLDLSKPFFVGRRFDVALCLEVAEHLSEASAATLIASLVAHSDTVLFSAACPGQPGQHHVNCQWPAYWQELFNRNGFVCDDALRWQIWEDGRIEHWYRQNIFVAKHDPAHAGREARIKGVIHPQLLKDMCDQSGADALAVVEAGIKPISWYLEKVPRAVFTKIMRKIGRAQIREVPGHVL, encoded by the coding sequence ATGACGATAGACTATGATCATACGCGCAACACCCACACCCCGGAGGGGGCCGAGGCCGCGCTGAGCACGGTGTTTAGCGAGGAGCAGCCGAGGAGCCTGCTCGATATAGGCTGCGGGACTGGGACATGGCTGCGGGCGGCCGCTCGGCTAGGGATCCGCGATCTTTATGGGGTCGACGGCATCGTGCTGGCTCAGGAAGGGCTGCATGTCGCGCGTGAGCTCATCCGGCAATTGGATCTGTCGAAGCCGTTTTTCGTCGGGCGCCGGTTCGATGTCGCATTGTGCCTGGAAGTTGCCGAGCATCTTTCGGAGGCTTCGGCGGCCACGCTTATTGCCTCCCTGGTCGCACATAGCGACACGGTTCTATTCAGTGCCGCGTGCCCCGGGCAGCCCGGCCAGCACCATGTCAACTGCCAATGGCCAGCCTATTGGCAAGAGCTGTTCAACCGAAACGGCTTCGTGTGCGATGACGCGCTCCGTTGGCAGATCTGGGAGGACGGACGGATCGAGCATTGGTATCGGCAGAACATTTTTGTCGCGAAGCATGACCCGGCGCATGCAGGTCGAGAGGCGCGGATCAAGGGCGTGATCCACCCGCAACTCCTGAAAGACATGTGCGACCAGTCGGGCGCCGACGCTCTCGCCGTCGTAGAGGCGGGAATAAAGCCGATATCCTGGTATCTCGAAAAGGTGCCGCGAGCCGTATTCACCAAGATTATGCGCAAGATCGGCCGGGCGCAAATTCGCGAGGTGCCGGGTCATGTGCTCTAG
- a CDS encoding Glycosyl transferase family 2: MSRPLVSVLINNYNYARFLGAAIDSVLHQDYPFIEIVVVDDGSTDDSREIIAGYGDRIVSVLKANGGQGSAFNAGVVASRGEILCFLDADDVFFPGKVARVVEIFSRDDLGSKPVMVHHFMAMMSSADDGLAGRPHGRTHASPLNLYEFAKRYRFLWNEAGPTSALCINRRLADRIFPIPEEGVRISADDFVIGGASLLGELHSVEEKLAGYRIHGNNNWFGTEPAKSDEFLSRYQDYLNAKLIENGKLPVISFKDSIYAWHLLLADKNWFGLFGHMLRLSVRHHDPYTLRFVYHTLMTIAQSVKRSLLGSDISIPSRKMRGKHAGQVSV; the protein is encoded by the coding sequence ATGTCTAGGCCGTTGGTCAGCGTGCTCATCAACAATTACAATTATGCACGCTTCCTTGGCGCGGCCATCGATAGCGTGCTGCACCAGGACTATCCCTTCATCGAGATCGTGGTTGTCGATGACGGATCGACGGATGATTCCCGCGAGATCATCGCCGGCTATGGCGACCGCATCGTGTCGGTTCTGAAGGCAAATGGCGGCCAGGGTTCGGCCTTCAATGCAGGAGTTGTCGCGAGCCGAGGCGAAATCCTGTGCTTCCTCGATGCCGATGATGTGTTCTTTCCCGGGAAGGTAGCGCGCGTCGTGGAGATATTCTCGCGCGACGACCTCGGCTCGAAGCCAGTCATGGTCCATCATTTCATGGCGATGATGAGCAGCGCCGATGATGGGCTCGCCGGAAGGCCGCACGGTCGAACCCACGCCTCGCCCTTGAACCTTTACGAATTTGCGAAACGCTACCGCTTCCTGTGGAACGAGGCCGGCCCGACGAGTGCCCTGTGCATCAATCGCCGCCTCGCGGATCGCATCTTCCCGATCCCTGAGGAGGGTGTTCGCATTTCCGCCGACGACTTCGTCATCGGCGGCGCCTCGCTCCTCGGCGAGCTCCATTCGGTCGAGGAGAAATTGGCCGGATACCGCATTCACGGAAACAACAATTGGTTCGGCACGGAACCAGCAAAGTCGGACGAGTTCTTGTCGAGATATCAGGATTATCTCAACGCGAAGCTCATCGAGAACGGCAAACTGCCGGTCATCTCGTTCAAGGACTCCATCTATGCCTGGCACCTCCTTCTCGCCGACAAAAATTGGTTCGGCTTATTTGGCCACATGCTGAGGCTGTCGGTGCGGCATCACGATCCATATACGCTCCGTTTCGTCTATCATACGCTGATGACGATCGCTCAATCGGTCAAGCGATCCCTCCTCGGAAGCGACATATCCATCCCGTCGCGGAAGATGCGCGGCAAGCATGCCGGTCAGGTTTCCGTTTAG
- a CDS encoding Glycosyltransferase involved in cell wall bisynthesis, translating into MHVMSTEVEPQFKAYSIRKKTGASREPSTLACVITTFNQAHFLGDAITSVLSQTRGADEVIVVDDGSVDDPAAIVRNFPGVRFLRQENRGPSGARNTGVGACKSSHVCFLDADDFLLPRAFETGLTLAAERPNCALVYGGYRYVSVSRAPMGPDKFIAMNDDPHLALMRENVIGMLATVLFRRDRLIAVGGFDEGLRLCEDYDLYLRMAQKYPVAGHKDIVAEYRWHGRNISARHDGMLSAALAVLDRHEARLAPDAPARVALNHGRRKWRDHYAWQTYVAALESRGWSPRAIASMIVGLTRYILWSPRMAVGHLSRSMAGFAKRRFPSRLLAVIRLLLGRPRSIPLGAVRFGDLKGRAPIGRQFGYDRGTPVDRYYVERFLARNSRDIRGRVLEIGDDAYTRQFGGSRVTQSDIFHVDGNNPQATIIGDLADPDSLSEAAFDCIILTQTLHLLFDMRSGIATLHRALKAGGVLLLTTPGISPVDSGEWGDTWYWSLTANAVLRLLAERFGLRNVNVMAHGNVFAATAFLQGLAQEELQCTDLDINDPSYPVIVTGRAVRA; encoded by the coding sequence GTGCATGTCATGTCCACTGAGGTGGAGCCGCAATTCAAGGCATATTCGATCCGGAAGAAGACCGGCGCCTCAAGGGAGCCGAGCACGCTTGCCTGCGTGATCACGACGTTCAACCAGGCTCATTTTCTCGGCGATGCGATCACCAGTGTCCTGTCGCAGACACGGGGTGCCGATGAGGTGATTGTCGTGGATGACGGGTCGGTGGATGACCCGGCAGCGATCGTCCGGAATTTTCCGGGCGTTCGCTTTCTTCGGCAAGAGAATCGCGGGCCGTCGGGCGCACGCAATACGGGCGTTGGGGCATGCAAGTCGAGCCATGTGTGCTTCCTCGACGCAGACGATTTTCTGCTGCCTCGCGCTTTCGAGACCGGGCTGACGCTTGCCGCCGAGAGGCCGAATTGTGCGCTCGTCTATGGGGGTTATCGCTACGTTTCCGTGAGCCGGGCTCCTATGGGGCCTGATAAATTCATCGCGATGAACGATGACCCCCATCTCGCGCTTATGCGGGAGAATGTCATCGGCATGCTGGCGACGGTGCTCTTTCGTCGAGACCGCCTGATCGCGGTCGGCGGTTTCGATGAAGGGCTGCGCCTCTGCGAGGATTACGACCTCTATCTTCGCATGGCCCAAAAATATCCGGTTGCCGGGCACAAGGACATCGTCGCGGAATACCGCTGGCATGGCCGAAACATTTCCGCCAGGCATGATGGCATGCTGAGCGCTGCGCTCGCGGTGCTCGATCGTCATGAAGCGCGCCTCGCTCCCGACGCCCCGGCGCGCGTGGCTCTCAATCATGGCCGCAGGAAATGGCGGGACCATTATGCGTGGCAGACCTATGTCGCCGCTCTTGAATCACGCGGATGGTCGCCGCGTGCGATCGCGTCGATGATTGTGGGACTGACCCGCTACATCCTGTGGTCTCCGAGAATGGCGGTCGGCCATCTCTCGCGCAGCATGGCGGGCTTTGCGAAACGAAGGTTTCCGTCCCGGCTGCTCGCCGTTATTCGGCTTTTGCTCGGCCGACCCCGGTCGATCCCGCTCGGCGCGGTACGCTTCGGCGATCTGAAAGGGCGTGCGCCGATCGGTCGGCAATTCGGCTACGATCGCGGCACGCCGGTCGATCGCTATTATGTGGAACGCTTTCTTGCCCGGAATTCCCGCGATATTCGCGGGCGTGTGCTCGAGATCGGCGACGACGCCTACACTCGCCAGTTTGGGGGGAGTCGGGTGACGCAAAGCGATATTTTCCATGTCGACGGGAACAATCCGCAGGCGACCATCATCGGTGACCTTGCGGACCCGGACAGCCTCTCCGAAGCCGCCTTCGACTGCATCATCTTGACGCAGACGCTGCATTTGCTGTTCGACATGCGTTCAGGGATCGCGACCTTGCATCGTGCGTTGAAGGCTGGCGGCGTGCTCTTGTTGACGACCCCCGGCATCAGCCCGGTCGATAGCGGGGAGTGGGGCGATACCTGGTATTGGTCGCTCACGGCCAACGCAGTACTACGTCTCCTGGCGGAGCGCTTCGGGCTCCGCAATGTCAACGTGATGGCACATGGAAATGTGTTTGCTGCGACCGCCTTTCTGCAAGGGCTGGCGCAGGAGGAGCTGCAGTGCACCGATCTCGACATCAATGATCCAAGTTATCCCGTCATCGTGACGGGGCGAGCCGTCAGGGCCTAG
- a CDS encoding Glycosyltransferase, GT2 family, protein MCSRAWDQDLGSFRDGGRMTRVSAIICAHNPRPEHLRRVLDALRDQTLPNDQWELLLIDNASRQPLASEWDLSWHPHARHVLEPELGLSAARRRGMREASADILLFVDDDNVLAPDYLAEGLRVAAEWPQMGTWGSGSLLPEYEVEPAERLRPLLYLLAIREVDAARWTNVFQIDACPWGAGIFLRRSVADTYRHLSRDEGLPISDRKGASLTSGGDVELSYVACSAGLGIGIFPELKVTHLIPGERLAHDYLMRLHEGIAISTRLILYKWEKALPNSQSRLRRGLSIFKNFLVLRGVEREMYFSTVRADRKSRNIIDALPSADRSVHGVGGGAGAAGTRAGLESAGLL, encoded by the coding sequence ATGTGCTCTAGAGCGTGGGATCAGGACTTGGGATCGTTTCGCGACGGCGGAAGGATGACCCGCGTGTCAGCAATTATTTGCGCCCATAATCCTCGACCGGAACACCTTCGGCGCGTGCTCGACGCGTTGCGTGATCAGACCCTTCCGAACGACCAGTGGGAGCTGCTTCTCATCGACAACGCTTCGCGCCAACCCTTGGCGAGCGAGTGGGATCTGTCCTGGCATCCCCACGCCCGGCACGTGCTGGAGCCGGAGCTTGGACTATCGGCCGCACGCCGGCGCGGCATGCGGGAGGCGTCGGCCGACATTTTGCTGTTCGTCGACGATGACAATGTGCTGGCTCCCGATTACCTGGCGGAAGGTCTGAGAGTTGCGGCGGAATGGCCGCAAATGGGGACATGGGGTAGCGGAAGCCTCCTCCCGGAATATGAGGTCGAGCCGGCGGAACGCTTGCGCCCGCTTCTGTACCTTCTCGCGATTCGCGAGGTCGACGCTGCCCGATGGACGAATGTCTTTCAGATAGACGCTTGTCCGTGGGGAGCGGGTATCTTCTTGCGTAGATCCGTGGCCGACACCTATCGACACTTGTCTCGCGATGAAGGTCTTCCGATCTCGGATCGCAAGGGCGCGTCGTTGACGAGCGGCGGCGATGTCGAGTTGTCTTATGTGGCGTGCAGCGCGGGGCTGGGGATAGGCATATTTCCCGAACTCAAGGTCACGCATCTGATCCCTGGAGAACGGCTCGCTCATGATTATCTGATGCGGTTGCATGAAGGCATTGCGATATCCACGCGTTTGATATTGTATAAATGGGAGAAGGCGCTGCCCAATTCGCAATCGCGATTGAGACGCGGGCTTTCCATATTCAAGAACTTCCTTGTGTTGAGGGGCGTCGAACGTGAGATGTATTTCTCCACGGTTCGAGCAGACCGGAAGTCTCGCAATATCATCGATGCCCTGCCGAGCGCGGACCGGTCCGTCCACGGTGTCGGCGGCGGCGCGGGAGCCGCCGGGACGAGGGCGGGATTGGAGAGCGCGGGGCTCCTATGA
- a CDS encoding Polysaccharide deacetylase gives MEIRSALDTLIRKLQPCRARPVILMYHRVADTPIDPWELAVSPDRFAQQLEVLRRVRQPMRLAEFVDRIRNGALPDNAVAVTFDDGYADNLVDAKPLLEAAGIPTTVFLATGYLGRPGEYWWDELATLILGQADLLGQTSPRTLELMIGGTATAFDLGPWAPTLEDRSWRASSEPVTPRQCAYLDIRSALRDLGEDERQAAMETIRSSFPAHSAGRGSNRAMTTSEVEDLIANGLITIGAHTVTHPALTDLADTASHREIGASKLACEAMLDAPVDAFAYPYGEHNDNVRAIVEGAGFAYACSTQPGPVRRSSDLFALPRIQVLDWDGDVFEKALRLVSVGG, from the coding sequence ATGGAGATTCGCTCGGCGCTCGACACGCTCATCCGAAAGCTGCAGCCCTGTCGGGCTCGGCCGGTCATCCTCATGTATCATCGCGTTGCGGACACGCCCATCGACCCCTGGGAGCTCGCGGTTTCGCCGGATCGGTTCGCGCAACAGCTCGAAGTCTTGCGGCGCGTCCGGCAGCCGATGCGGCTTGCCGAGTTTGTCGATCGCATCCGCAACGGCGCATTGCCGGACAACGCCGTCGCGGTGACGTTCGACGACGGGTATGCCGATAATCTCGTCGACGCCAAGCCGCTGCTCGAAGCGGCCGGCATCCCCACAACGGTCTTTCTCGCAACGGGATATCTCGGCCGCCCCGGCGAGTATTGGTGGGACGAGCTCGCAACGCTGATCCTTGGTCAGGCAGATCTCCTTGGTCAGACAAGTCCTCGCACTCTCGAATTGATGATAGGGGGCACCGCAACCGCTTTCGACCTCGGCCCTTGGGCCCCGACCTTGGAAGATCGGTCATGGCGCGCCTCGTCGGAGCCGGTGACGCCGCGCCAATGCGCATATCTGGACATCAGGAGCGCCCTTCGCGATCTGGGTGAGGATGAGCGGCAGGCCGCAATGGAGACGATCCGATCGTCGTTTCCGGCCCACTCCGCCGGCCGGGGTTCGAACCGGGCCATGACGACATCCGAGGTCGAAGACCTGATCGCAAATGGCTTGATCACCATCGGCGCGCATACGGTCACCCATCCGGCGCTGACCGACCTTGCCGACACCGCCAGCCATCGCGAGATCGGCGCAAGCAAACTCGCCTGCGAGGCCATGCTCGATGCGCCAGTCGACGCGTTTGCCTACCCGTATGGCGAACACAACGACAATGTGCGCGCGATCGTCGAAGGCGCAGGTTTCGCTTATGCGTGTTCGACGCAGCCCGGCCCGGTCCGCCGGTCCTCAGATCTCTTCGCCTTGCCTCGCATTCAGGTCCTCGATTGGGACGGAGACGTGTTCGAGAAGGCATTGCGGCTGGTGAGTGTCGGTGGCTAG
- a CDS encoding lipopolysaccharide transport system permease protein: protein MQQLIIIERGRHERNYWLDLWHYRELFRVLAWRDLAVRYKQTAIGLAWALIRPFLTMLVFTIIFGRIARLPSDGGAPYALMVFAGMLPWTLFSTGLTEASNSLINNANLISKVYFPRLIVPTATVVVAFVDFLISFLIMVALMAWYSFLPSGRLLLLPVFVLFAFLASIGPALWISSLNVKYRDFRFVIPFIVQFGLYVSPVGFSSNVVPAQWRLLYSLNPMVGAIDGFRWCILGDASGLYLPGLAASAAVTAFFLWFGIHRFRKTEKSFADLI from the coding sequence ATGCAGCAACTCATCATCATCGAACGCGGCCGACACGAGCGCAATTATTGGCTCGACCTGTGGCACTATCGCGAACTCTTTCGGGTGCTCGCCTGGCGCGACCTGGCGGTTCGCTACAAGCAGACGGCGATCGGGCTCGCCTGGGCGCTGATCCGCCCTTTTCTCACCATGCTGGTCTTCACCATCATCTTCGGGCGCATCGCCCGGTTGCCCTCGGATGGCGGCGCCCCCTACGCGCTGATGGTCTTCGCCGGCATGTTGCCCTGGACCCTCTTTTCGACCGGGTTGACTGAGGCGTCGAATAGCCTGATCAACAATGCGAACCTGATCAGCAAGGTCTATTTTCCGAGATTGATCGTGCCGACCGCGACCGTCGTCGTGGCCTTCGTCGATTTCCTCATCAGCTTCCTCATCATGGTCGCGCTGATGGCCTGGTACAGCTTCCTGCCGAGCGGACGCTTGCTGCTGCTGCCGGTCTTCGTGCTGTTCGCCTTTCTCGCCAGCATCGGCCCGGCGCTGTGGATCTCGTCGCTCAATGTGAAGTACCGGGATTTTCGTTTCGTCATTCCCTTCATCGTGCAGTTCGGCTTGTATGTTTCGCCCGTCGGCTTCAGTTCGAATGTGGTGCCTGCGCAGTGGCGCTTGTTATATTCCCTCAATCCGATGGTTGGAGCGATCGACGGCTTTCGCTGGTGCATCCTGGGGGATGCGAGCGGGCTATATCTCCCCGGCTTGGCCGCCAGCGCGGCCGTCACGGCTTTCTTCTTGTGGTTCGGCATCCATCGGTTCCGGAAGACCGAAAAGAGCTTCGCCGACCTGATTTGA
- a CDS encoding Glycosyltransferase involved in cell wall bisynthesis, with translation MPFPTSDTIAARDNGAGRPRVSGIVIFLNAEAFLVEAIESVIAQTYDDWELLLIDDGSSDASTAITKDYAAQHPGKIRYLEHAGHSNRGMSASRNLGIGQARGEFLAFIDADDVWLPTKLADQLAIMDASPDLAMVCGAVLYWRSWSGGEDQVFPTGHVFDRMVFPPEAAIELYPLGSSISACPSDILVRKNAAVRVGCFEEHFTGSRQMYEDQGFFVKLFLAAPVYFSTKIWLKYRQHPGSISATVAKAGKYSEVRSYFLNWLENYLADRPETDRRVSAALSRALRPYRRPRSHFVLTRLQRAHLRCRSALDRAIQRDRST, from the coding sequence ATGCCATTCCCAACCTCAGACACGATTGCTGCACGAGACAATGGTGCGGGCCGGCCGCGCGTCTCGGGCATCGTGATTTTTTTGAATGCGGAAGCGTTCCTGGTCGAAGCTATCGAAAGCGTCATCGCACAAACCTACGACGATTGGGAGTTGCTGCTGATCGACGATGGATCGAGCGACGCAAGCACCGCAATCACGAAGGATTACGCGGCGCAGCACCCAGGCAAGATCCGATACCTCGAACATGCCGGCCACAGCAATCGCGGCATGAGCGCCTCGCGCAACCTGGGCATCGGGCAGGCCCGCGGCGAATTTCTCGCCTTCATCGATGCCGACGATGTATGGCTTCCGACGAAGCTCGCCGACCAGCTCGCCATCATGGATGCCAGTCCGGATCTGGCGATGGTGTGCGGCGCGGTCCTCTATTGGCGAAGCTGGTCAGGCGGCGAAGATCAGGTGTTTCCGACCGGTCACGTGTTCGACCGTATGGTGTTCCCGCCGGAAGCCGCGATCGAGCTCTATCCGCTGGGCTCCAGTATCTCTGCTTGCCCGTCCGATATCCTCGTTCGGAAAAACGCCGCAGTGCGTGTCGGCTGTTTCGAGGAGCATTTCACCGGCTCCCGGCAGATGTATGAAGATCAAGGATTCTTCGTGAAGCTCTTCCTGGCGGCGCCGGTCTATTTTTCGACGAAAATCTGGCTGAAATACCGCCAACACCCCGGGTCCATCTCCGCAACTGTCGCCAAAGCCGGGAAATATAGCGAGGTCAGGTCTTATTTCTTGAATTGGCTCGAGAATTATCTCGCCGATCGCCCGGAAACCGATCGACGCGTCAGTGCCGCATTGTCGCGCGCCTTGCGACCCTATCGGCGCCCGCGCTCACATTTTGTCCTGACGCGGTTGCAACGGGCGCATCTGCGTTGTCGCAGCGCGCTCGATCGCGCGATCCAACGAGATCGATCGACATGA
- a CDS encoding ABC-type polysaccharide/polyol phosphate transport system, ATPase component, with the protein MTDTVITVENLSKSYLVGHMSAERGHHRYTTMRDVIARGVHNFARKAGDMLHGRQVVQGDEIEEFWALKDVSFEVKQGEVLGIIGRNGAGKSTLLKILSRITEPTKGHVLLRGRIASLLEVGTGFHPELTGRENIFLNGAILGMTQREIRAKFDEIVAFAEVEKFLDTPVKRYSSGMYVRLAFAVAAHLEPEILVVDEVLAVGDHEFQRKCLAKMSEVARGGRTVLFVSHNHAAIRSLCTHGLMLLAGASTPKQDVSSILELYSSEQQTALASSWKRPANSDNGANHFESIDVCIHGEQPRLRLLCNAVIRSEQAARRMFIAVDVLDRSSGVIMQAIPKPEPFFGGTPGEYRIDLGIELPPLIPGIYSLDFWVGPHHTETFDHVRRAITIEILDSPIPGRSFPHTPDHGYIAPVSTVSVRSSADMAPSRLRIA; encoded by the coding sequence ATGACCGACACCGTCATCACCGTCGAAAACCTGTCCAAGAGTTATCTCGTCGGGCATATGTCCGCCGAGCGCGGGCATCACCGCTACACGACGATGCGCGATGTCATCGCGCGCGGTGTTCACAACTTCGCCCGCAAGGCCGGCGACATGCTCCATGGCCGGCAAGTGGTCCAAGGCGACGAGATCGAGGAGTTTTGGGCGCTCAAGGATGTGAGCTTCGAGGTCAAGCAGGGCGAGGTTCTCGGTATCATCGGACGCAACGGCGCCGGCAAGAGCACGCTCCTCAAGATCCTCAGCCGCATCACGGAGCCGACCAAAGGCCACGTGCTGCTGCGCGGGAGGATCGCGAGCCTGCTCGAGGTCGGGACCGGCTTTCACCCCGAGCTGACCGGCCGTGAGAACATCTTCCTCAACGGTGCGATCCTCGGAATGACACAGAGGGAGATCCGCGCGAAGTTCGACGAGATCGTCGCCTTCGCCGAGGTCGAGAAGTTCCTCGATACGCCGGTGAAACGCTACTCGTCCGGCATGTATGTGCGGCTCGCCTTTGCGGTCGCAGCGCATCTCGAGCCGGAAATCCTCGTCGTCGATGAGGTGCTGGCGGTAGGAGACCACGAGTTTCAGAGGAAGTGCCTGGCAAAGATGTCCGAGGTTGCGCGAGGAGGACGGACAGTGTTGTTCGTGAGCCATAACCACGCGGCGATCCGCAGCTTGTGCACTCACGGCTTGATGCTGCTCGCCGGCGCATCGACGCCGAAACAGGACGTTTCGTCGATACTCGAGCTTTATTCTTCGGAGCAACAGACGGCGCTGGCGTCGAGCTGGAAGCGTCCGGCCAACTCCGACAATGGCGCCAACCACTTCGAATCGATCGACGTGTGCATTCACGGCGAGCAACCGCGGCTTCGGCTTCTGTGCAACGCCGTGATCAGATCCGAGCAGGCCGCGCGCAGGATGTTCATAGCGGTCGATGTGCTCGATCGCAGTTCCGGCGTGATCATGCAGGCGATCCCGAAACCCGAGCCTTTCTTCGGGGGCACGCCCGGCGAGTACCGCATCGATCTCGGTATCGAGCTTCCGCCCCTGATCCCCGGCATCTACAGCCTCGATTTCTGGGTCGGCCCGCATCACACCGAGACATTCGATCACGTCCGGCGCGCGATCACGATCGAGATCCTCGACAGTCCAATCCCCGGCAGGAGCTTCCCGCACACACCGGATCACGGTTACATCGCACCCGTCTCGACCGTGTCCGTCAGAAGCAGTGCGGACATGGCGCCCAGCAGATTGCGGATCGCCTGA
- a CDS encoding UDP-L-arabinose 4-epimerase, with the protein MNNRILVTGGAGFVGSHACKALARAGYLPITFDSLERGHEWAVKWGPLERGDLREEKDLRRAFEEWRPRAVMHFAAYAYVGESTVEPAKYYDINVGGTAKLLQACVAFGCDNIVFSSSCATYGIPARLPLKEDDAQAPVNPYGYTKLVVERMLKEAEAAHGIRHTALRYFNAAGADPDGEIGEMHDPETHLVPLVLFAAMGRLPSIKIFGDDYSTPDGTCVRDYVHVSDLADAHVAAIDWLAEGMPSDTFNLGNGQGFSVAEVVRAGERIAGRPVRSEICPRRDGDPPKLVSDSTRARELLNWNPRFPSLDQQIGHAWEWFRDRMPKGISG; encoded by the coding sequence ATGAACAATCGCATACTCGTCACCGGCGGCGCCGGATTTGTCGGCAGCCATGCGTGCAAGGCGCTGGCGCGCGCCGGATATTTGCCGATCACCTTCGACAGCCTCGAGCGCGGTCATGAATGGGCAGTCAAATGGGGCCCACTGGAGCGAGGAGACCTGAGAGAAGAAAAGGACCTGCGGCGCGCCTTCGAGGAATGGCGTCCTCGGGCCGTCATGCATTTCGCCGCCTATGCCTATGTCGGAGAGTCCACGGTCGAGCCGGCGAAATACTACGACATCAATGTCGGCGGCACTGCCAAGCTGTTGCAGGCCTGCGTGGCTTTCGGCTGCGACAATATCGTGTTTTCGAGCTCCTGTGCGACATACGGCATTCCGGCACGCCTGCCCTTGAAGGAGGACGATGCGCAGGCCCCGGTCAATCCGTACGGATATACCAAGCTCGTGGTCGAGCGTATGCTCAAGGAGGCCGAAGCCGCGCACGGGATCCGGCACACGGCGCTTCGTTACTTCAATGCCGCGGGCGCCGATCCGGATGGGGAGATCGGGGAGATGCACGACCCCGAAACCCATCTCGTTCCTCTCGTCCTGTTCGCCGCAATGGGTCGCCTGCCATCGATCAAGATCTTCGGCGATGACTATTCCACGCCGGACGGTACCTGCGTGCGTGACTATGTGCATGTGAGCGACCTCGCCGACGCGCATGTCGCTGCCATCGATTGGCTGGCAGAAGGCATGCCCAGCGACACCTTCAATCTCGGCAACGGACAAGGATTTTCGGTGGCCGAGGTCGTTCGTGCGGGGGAGAGGATCGCCGGCCGCCCAGTGCGATCGGAGATCTGCCCGCGACGGGATGGCGATCCGCCCAAGCTGGTGAGCGATTCGACCAGGGCTCGAGAGCTATTGAACTGGAATCCCAGATTCCCAAGCTTGGATCAGCAAATCGGTCACGCTTGGGAATGGTTCCGGGACAGGATGCCGAAGGGCATCTCCGGGTAA
- a CDS encoding Macrocin-O-methyltransferase (TylF) (manually curated) — MIRLGIRTAIRDRIARDRSRGIYAQLREFTMISEDVFCDNLVLAETVRDIPGCVVECGVWRGGMSAGLCRILGAEREYYLFDSFEGLPPAQPIDGAAAIKYQEDKDSPYYHDNCTAPPDFAQRAMKMAGASRFELQPGFFDKTLPGFTPREPIALLRLDADWYESTILCLRHLFDHMAPGGAIILDDYYTWDGCSRALHDFLSERKATERIRSFNGSLCYLLRDDQA, encoded by the coding sequence ATGATCCGCTTGGGAATTCGCACCGCTATCAGGGATCGGATCGCACGAGATCGGTCGCGCGGCATTTACGCGCAGTTGCGAGAGTTCACAATGATCAGCGAAGACGTGTTTTGCGACAACCTCGTCCTCGCCGAAACTGTGCGCGACATTCCCGGCTGTGTCGTCGAATGTGGCGTTTGGCGCGGTGGCATGAGCGCGGGTCTATGCCGGATCCTCGGAGCCGAGCGCGAATATTATCTGTTCGACAGCTTCGAGGGCTTGCCGCCCGCTCAGCCCATCGACGGGGCGGCCGCGATCAAATATCAAGAGGACAAGGATTCTCCCTACTATCACGACAACTGCACGGCTCCGCCCGATTTTGCGCAGCGCGCGATGAAAATGGCGGGAGCGAGCCGGTTCGAGTTACAGCCGGGCTTCTTCGACAAGACCCTGCCGGGCTTCACGCCTCGCGAACCGATTGCGCTCCTCAGGCTCGACGCCGATTGGTACGAATCGACGATTCTGTGCCTGAGGCATTTGTTTGATCATATGGCCCCGGGTGGAGCGATTATTCTCGACGACTACTACACCTGGGACGGGTGTAGCCGTGCGTTGCACGATTTTCTCAGCGAACGGAAAGCTACTGAACGCATCCGAAGTTTCAACGGGTCGTTATGTTACCTGTTGAGGGACGATCAGGCGTAG